A single Salmo trutta chromosome 14, fSalTru1.1, whole genome shotgun sequence DNA region contains:
- the LOC115208638 gene encoding cytoglobin-2-like, translating into MESPRDVGGETMEHGERPERAEPLTDAEREIIQNTWVHVYENCEDVGVSVLIRFFVNFPSAKQYFSQFQDMDDPEEMERSVQLRHHARRVMSAINTVVENLHDPEKVSSVLALVGKAHAVKHKVEPMYFKILCGVMLEVFSEDFPEFFTAEVQMVWTKLLGAVYWHVTGAYTEVGWVQLSSSAV; encoded by the exons ATGGAGTCGCCGAGAGACGTAGGAGGAGAGACGATGGAGCATGGGGAGCGGCCGGAGCGGGCCGAGCCGCTGACCGATGCCGAGCGGGAGATCATCCAGAACACCTGGGTACACGTCTACGAGAACTGCGAGGACGTGGGCGTGTCGGTCCTCATAAG GTTCTTTGTGAACTTCCCATCGGCCAAGCAGTACTTCAGCCAGTTTCAGGACATGGATGACCCAGAGGAGATGGAGCGCAGTGTCCAGCTGAGGCACCACGCCCGCCGGGTGATGAGCGCCATCAACACGGTGGTGGAGAACCTCCACGACCCAGAGAAAGTGTCCTCTGTTCTGGCTCTGGTGGGCAAGGCGCATGCTGTCAAACACAAGGTGGAGCCTATGTACTTTAAG ATCCTGTGTGGTGTAATGCTGGAGGTGTTCTCGGAGGACTTCCCAGAATTCTTCACAGCAGAAGTGCAAATGGTGTGGACCAAACTGCTGGGGGCGGTGTACTGGCATGTGACGGGCGCCTACACAGAGGTTGGCTGGGTGCAGCTCTCCAGCTCGGCAGTGTGA